A genomic segment from Streptosporangium roseum DSM 43021 encodes:
- a CDS encoding CHAP domain-containing protein gives MQKFIKLLESELGYSEKSGGYTKFGHWYGDNVEFDADYTAAPWCDMYLSWAAKKLGYEDWVGQFAYTVYHAEWFKEQDAWGTTPKPGAIVFFDWSGSKKIDNIDHVGIVTKVTGRTIHTIEGNIDGGVAKRKERDTGKVVGYGYPEKIKARLDREASQKQTVVTADARADNSVALTPGPNLLAMVPPPDLGREAETPAATAEPGPKHAKTAAKSPAKSSARETKAAETAPRTTPKTNPKTGEATPRTGATAVDPQISAGRTTTTGKHAKPATADTNALATTPTALSSGLMPQTPQLGTPAVLAPVLLAAVAIIAHAKARQSRTRLAFAAGDSAPVRPPRRTPGRRRAPGRRRITKGTPVLAEELRITPEAVPETTLPAAATADFPSVTTPLGHVRESGPLIPAEQTGPLIPAEQTGPLIPAEQTGPLTQVEQTGPLTRVGEAGLADLIGEAGLANLTLAEQASLARAEEAIRASLARDAQSGLDDLFRPGESLRPGLTHAGRPGPPGPARAQGTGPANRRHDGPQAPYQGRRRLRERPVVESSTFVQDAPLRGRRHRRSEPVVSTTIPTGPLAAEPSDVLVHSGYRGRRRARVPA, from the coding sequence ATGCAGAAGTTCATCAAGCTGCTGGAGAGCGAACTCGGATACTCCGAGAAGAGCGGCGGTTACACCAAGTTCGGCCACTGGTACGGCGACAACGTCGAGTTCGACGCCGACTACACGGCGGCTCCCTGGTGTGACATGTACCTGTCCTGGGCGGCCAAGAAGCTCGGCTACGAGGACTGGGTCGGCCAGTTCGCCTACACCGTCTACCACGCCGAGTGGTTCAAGGAGCAGGACGCCTGGGGCACCACTCCCAAGCCCGGCGCCATCGTCTTCTTCGACTGGAGCGGCTCGAAGAAGATCGACAACATCGACCACGTGGGGATCGTCACCAAGGTGACGGGCAGGACGATCCACACGATCGAGGGGAACATCGACGGGGGCGTCGCCAAGCGCAAGGAACGCGACACCGGCAAGGTCGTCGGCTACGGGTATCCGGAGAAGATCAAGGCCCGGCTGGACAGGGAGGCCTCCCAGAAGCAGACGGTCGTCACCGCCGACGCCCGGGCGGACAACTCGGTGGCGCTCACCCCCGGGCCCAACCTGCTCGCGATGGTCCCCCCGCCCGACCTCGGCCGGGAGGCCGAGACCCCGGCGGCCACGGCGGAGCCCGGCCCCAAGCACGCCAAGACCGCCGCCAAGTCGCCCGCCAAATCCTCCGCCCGGGAGACGAAGGCCGCCGAGACGGCCCCGCGGACCACCCCGAAGACCAACCCGAAGACCGGCGAGGCCACCCCGAGGACCGGCGCGACCGCCGTCGATCCCCAGATCTCCGCAGGCCGTACCACCACGACCGGCAAGCACGCCAAACCCGCCACCGCGGACACCAACGCGCTCGCGACCACCCCGACCGCGCTCAGCAGCGGCCTCATGCCGCAGACTCCCCAGCTCGGCACGCCCGCCGTGCTCGCGCCGGTCCTGCTCGCCGCGGTCGCGATCATCGCCCACGCCAAGGCCCGGCAGTCGAGGACACGGCTCGCGTTCGCCGCGGGCGACAGCGCGCCCGTCCGCCCGCCCCGCCGGACCCCGGGCCGCCGCCGCGCCCCCGGCCGCCGCCGGATCACCAAGGGCACGCCCGTCCTGGCCGAGGAGCTCCGGATCACCCCGGAGGCCGTCCCCGAGACCACGCTCCCAGCCGCCGCGACGGCCGACTTCCCCTCGGTCACGACCCCGCTCGGCCACGTCAGGGAGAGCGGGCCACTCATCCCCGCCGAGCAGACCGGCCCTCTCATCCCCGCCGAGCAGACCGGGCCTCTCATCCCCGCCGAGCAGACCGGGCCTCTCACACAGGTCGAGCAGACCGGGCCCCTCACCCGCGTCGGGGAGGCCGGACTGGCCGACCTCATCGGGGAGGCCGGACTGGCCAACCTCACCCTCGCCGAGCAGGCGAGCCTGGCCCGCGCCGAGGAGGCCATCCGGGCCAGTCTCGCCCGCGACGCGCAGAGCGGCCTGGACGATCTCTTCCGGCCCGGGGAGAGCCTCCGGCCAGGCCTCACCCACGCCGGCCGGCCCGGCCCGCCCGGCCCGGCCCGCGCCCAGGGAACCGGCCCGGCCAACCGGCGCCACGACGGCCCTCAGGCCCCCTACCAGGGCAGGCGCCGCCTCCGCGAGCGCCCGGTCGTCGAGTCCTCGACCTTCGTCCAGGACGCCCCGCTACGCGGCCG
- a CDS encoding PaaI family thioesterase: protein MTTDLASTEDADALLAALAVLTRQARELVDAVVLTDVPESEIAAVTAELGVLTERLRARRRTSPQPFEIGPDGVPRHAGNAVTGSANPHALPLVVQTTPERTARAELTFRPTHEGPPASVHGGISAMILDHMLGHAVAVAGVAGMTGTLTVRYLRRVPYGEPLVATAEYTRSEGRKSWSEGRIALPDGTPLVEATGLFVTPRQWVENPLPG from the coding sequence ATGACGACCGATCTCGCCTCCACCGAGGACGCCGACGCCCTCCTCGCCGCGCTGGCCGTACTGACCAGGCAGGCCCGTGAACTGGTCGACGCGGTCGTGCTCACCGATGTCCCGGAGAGCGAGATCGCCGCCGTCACCGCCGAGCTGGGCGTTCTCACCGAGCGCCTGCGCGCCCGCAGGCGGACCTCCCCCCAGCCCTTCGAGATCGGCCCCGACGGCGTGCCCCGCCACGCCGGCAACGCCGTCACCGGCTCGGCCAACCCGCACGCCCTCCCGCTGGTCGTCCAGACCACCCCGGAGAGGACGGCCCGTGCCGAGCTGACCTTCCGCCCCACGCACGAGGGACCACCCGCCTCGGTCCACGGCGGGATCAGCGCCATGATCCTCGACCACATGCTGGGACACGCGGTCGCGGTGGCCGGCGTCGCCGGGATGACCGGCACCCTGACCGTGCGCTACCTGCGCCGGGTCCCCTACGGCGAGCCGCTGGTGGCGACCGCCGAATACACCCGCTCCGAAGGCCGCAAGTCCTGGTCCGAGGGGCGGATCGCCCTTCCCGACGGCACCCCCCTGGTCGAGGCCACCGGCCTGTTCGTCACCCCCCGGCAATGGGTGGAGAACCCGTTGCCGGGGTGA
- a CDS encoding glucose 1-dehydrogenase, with protein MGLLDGKVALITGGARGMGEAHVRLFLEEGARVVFGDVLDDEGKALAEATGALFVHQDVTEPEDWRRAVSTTVETYGKLDILVNNAGILKFRRIADMTLDEYSRVLDVNLKGTWLGVKSVIEPMKAAGRGSIVNISSVEGFIGAEGMSAYAASKFGVRGVTKAAARELARFKIRVNSVHPGAINTSMVMDPEIAAEVDGEAFLKSMVIKRFAKPVEVSNVVAFLASDRASYCTGSEFTVDGGMLTGAGY; from the coding sequence ATGGGTCTGCTGGACGGCAAGGTCGCACTGATCACCGGTGGGGCCCGGGGCATGGGCGAGGCCCACGTGCGGCTCTTCCTCGAAGAGGGCGCCCGGGTCGTCTTCGGCGACGTGCTCGACGACGAGGGCAAGGCGCTCGCGGAGGCCACCGGGGCGCTGTTCGTCCATCAGGACGTGACGGAGCCGGAGGACTGGCGGCGGGCGGTGAGCACCACCGTCGAGACGTACGGCAAGCTCGACATCCTGGTCAACAATGCCGGGATACTGAAATTCCGTCGGATCGCCGACATGACGCTGGACGAGTACAGCCGGGTCCTCGACGTGAACCTCAAGGGCACCTGGCTCGGTGTCAAGTCGGTGATCGAGCCGATGAAGGCCGCCGGCCGGGGCTCGATCGTGAACATCTCCTCGGTCGAGGGCTTCATCGGCGCCGAGGGCATGTCCGCCTACGCCGCCTCCAAGTTCGGGGTGCGCGGCGTGACCAAGGCGGCGGCCCGCGAGCTGGCCCGCTTCAAGATCCGGGTGAACTCCGTCCACCCCGGCGCCATCAACACCTCCATGGTGATGGACCCGGAGATCGCCGCCGAGGTGGACGGCGAGGCGTTCCTGAAGTCCATGGTCATCAAGCGCTTCGCCAAGCCGGTCGAGGTCTCCAACGTGGTGGCCTTCCTCGCCTCCGACCGGGCGAGCTACTGCACCGGCAGCGAGTTCACGGTGGACGGCGGCATGCTCACCGGCGCGGGCTACTGA